A single window of Nicotiana sylvestris chromosome 5, ASM39365v2, whole genome shotgun sequence DNA harbors:
- the LOC104237665 gene encoding uncharacterized protein At4g00950-like, with protein sequence MGSEEPSSRVPKLLQFSVPAKQSQEHKEMPNSPLHTLASVPFQWEQEPGKPNHPNSTFNIKPKFLEPPPRLYIESIKTPSPNTVFDGPYNYNNVKPKFSSSSFRFLKNNYQGNWWQKISVKCKGNDTADDSTSSSVFLCSIDSTDSGNGNCDNKGRSSSARMASFRKNGSLSSFSSRSHIWVSFTNSISQFSLSCLCYTSQD encoded by the coding sequence ATGGGGTCAGAGGAGCCAAGTTCTAGAGTACCAAAGCTTCTTCAATTTTCAGTACCAGCAAAACAGtcacaagaacataaagaaatgCCAAATTCACCTCTTCACACTTTAGCTTCTGTTCCTTTTCAATGGGAACAAGAACCAGGCAAACCTAATCATCCAAATTCCACTTTCAATATTAAACCTAAATTCTTAGAACCTCCCCCAAGACTTTATATAGAATCTATTAAAACACCATCACCCAATACTGTATTTGATGGACCTTATAATTATAATAAtgtcaagcctaagttttcctcTTCTTCCTTCAGATTCTTGAAAAATAATTATCAAGGAAATTGGTGGCAGAAGATTAGTGTTAAGTGTAAGGGTAATGATACTGCTGATGATAGTACAAGTTCTTCTGTATTTTTATGCTCTATTGATTCAACAGATTCTGGTAATGGTAATTGTGATAATAAAGGCAGAAGTTCAAGTGCAAGAATGGCAAGTTTTAGAAAAAATGGAAGCTTATCCAGTTTCTCTAGCAGGTCTCATATATGGGTAAGTTTTACAAACTCCATTTCACAGTTTTCACTCTCTTGTCTCTGTTACACTTCACAAGATTGA